CATTGATGGTCTTTCGCTTCAGGAGAATTATGAGGAGGCAATTAGTAAGGTTGGCGTAATTGTAGAGAACCCTGAAATGTATAAATTTATGACAGGCTATAAAAACTTATTGCATTTTGCAAGAATGCATAAAAATGTAACAAAGGATCGTATTCAAGAGGTAGTGAACCAAGTGGGTCTTGAGAAACGTATTCATGAGAAAGTTTCTACATATTCCCTTGGGATGCGTCAACGTTTAGGATTAGCACAGGCATTGCTTCATCGGCCTAAGTTTTTAATTTTAGATGAGCCAACAAATGGTCTTGATCCAGCAGGTATTCGTGAATTTCGTATGTATCTACGGAAAATAGCGACTGAGGATGGTGTCTCTGTTTTTGTTTCTAGTCACCTATTATCTGAAATTGAATTAATGTGTGATCGGGTGGCTGTCATTCAAAATGGTAAATTAATTGATATTCGTGATATTCATAGTAATAATTCTTCATTTTATTATATTGAGGCTACTCCTAACGAACAAGCTGAATCGCTTCTTCAAAAGCTTGATATAAATTTTGTTTCAGAAAATAGCGGCTACGTGGTTGAAATACAAAAAGAAGATATTCCATCCTTCATTACAAATTTTGTTAATCAAGGAATCCAATTATTCGCTGTTCAACCACATCAAAAAACGTTAGAGGACCAATTCTTAGAAATGACAGGAGGTGGCCAAATTGCTGAAGCTAATTCAAAATGAATGGATGAAATTGTGGTATAAAAAAGGAACTTGGGCAATGGTCGCATTAGTAATCCTCTTTATTATTGGACCTGGTATTATGTTGAAATACTATGATACAAAAAATTCAGAGGATATTTCATGGAAAGAAACTGAACAACAAGCCATTAACAACTATAAAGAAATGTTGGCAGGAGATGATCTTACTCCGGCAGATAAAACATATTTCGAAGAGCAAATTGCGATATCTGAGTATCGTTTAGCGCATGATGTACCATCTCAAAATGAGGGAAGTCTTGCGAGCTTTATGTCATTTACAAGTAATATGCTCAAGTTAGTAACATTATTTACAGTAATTACAGCAGCGAGTATTGTTTCGAGTGAATTCTCAACAGGTACTATTAAAATGCTGTTAACACGCCCAATGTCGCGGGCAAAAATATTAACCTCCAAATTAATTACAACTTTTATATTTGGTTTGTTTTTATTTGTGGTTAATGTCGTAGTAAGTGTCATAGTAGGATTCCTACTATTCGGCAATGGTACAGGAGTCGAGTTAGAGATGGTCAATGGCCAAATAGCCGAAAAAGCGGTATGGAGTGACTTGGGGTATCATTACTTATTATCTGGCGGTGACTTTGTGATGTCAACGTTATTTGCCTTTTTAGTAGGTTCAGTTTTCCGCTCAAGTTCTTTAGCTATTGGTTTAACGATGTTCTTGTCGTTTACAGGTGGAATGATTGTAATGTTCTTAAGTCGGTATGAAATTGTCAAATATATTTGGCTGACTCATTCTAATTTAACGCAATATGAATCAGGAAATCCAGTGACAGAAGGTATCACAATGCCATTCTCACTTACTGTTCTGGCGATTTATGCTGTTATTTTCCTTGTAATTAGCTATACGTCCTTTATGAAACGTGATGTGACAGCATAAATAAAACACGGTATGATGTTCATTTTCATACCGTGTTTTTCTATTTTATCCTTTTAAGTGCTTGACAATAATTTGCTGTAGTTTCGTTTCAATCATTGGTAAATCATGCTTGGTAATTGTGGTTCTGACATAGCTTTCGTCCATATCAAGAGCTTCTGCGAAAAAGCTGCCAATGCCTCTAACTTTACGGTCTATTTGCAACAATATTTCCGCCGAATGATTAGATTGTGATAGAAAAACAATTTCTAGCTCATCTAAATGATTTCTATATTGTCCTGTCGGCACAAATTCAAATTCCTGAATAAATGGATAGTAGCCACGGAATCGAGCTGGTGCCTGTTCACATTCTGCTTCACGCAAACGAAAACCAAGTGCACTTATAGCGTCTAGGATATGTGTAGCAAGCTCTGTTGGTTGGACACGAATATAATCCTTGTCACTTGGATCCACTGCGTTTTTAATATCAAGGCCTGTTTGTATCCATACTTGGGTTTTGCCTGCTGTTATTGGTGTTTCGAATGGTAATGTAAGTGAAATAGGGAAGGTCTTCCTTTCGCCTGCTGCAATAATAAATGGCTCTAATACTTTAATTTTTTGTAGAGTGGCTACTTCCGTATATTTATTGTCATTTGCTTCTCGAATATAGGTCGTATTGATCGATAAATAAATTGTATCGACTTGCTGTTCAACCTGCCCACCACGGACTATAATCTCGCCACGCATTATTTCACCAGCTCTGTATGTAGTTTTCTCTAATCGTGTATCAACCGTTGCAGAGCCTACCCCAATACTTGCAAGTACATTGTTAAAAAACGACATCTGTATTCCTCCAATTGACATTAATAATTATACATACGCACATTTTTTGAAAAGGTTTCAACATATAAAAAGTTTTCGTTATAATGTATGAAAAACAAATGGAGTGTCAGGATGGAAACAGAATGGATAAGAACATTTCTAATTGCTGCAAGAACAGAAAATTTCCGAGAAACAGCTGAACTACGATTTATTACACAATCTACAGTATCAAAGCATATACAGCATCTTGAAAAGGAATTGCAAACAACGTTATTTGATAGACAGGGAAAGCAAGTGAGACTAAATCGTTTTGGGGCTTACTTTTTTCAACAGGCAGAAAAAATGATCATGACTGTTGATGAAGGAATACACAATATGGAATCCTTTTTGCATGGTTATACATCCCATTTAACGATCGGGGTTGCACCTCAAATTGCGAATTCTACTTTACCAGCCATCATCCAAACATTTCAACAGCAGAAACCTTCCATCCAAATTTCGATTGAGCTATTAAAGTCAAATGAAATAGGAGAGGCGGTTTATACAGGGGAGGTAGATATTGGTTTATCAAAACTAACATCAACTCGAGAACTTCATACTGTCCTCCTCGCACAAGAATCACTTCAATTAATTGCTCCAATAGCAAAAAAAGAGGCAGATGCACTTACACTTTTGCAGCAGGAAATGATTTTAACACATGAATATGCACCTTATTGGCAAGACATCCAGCAAGTATTGCAACAATTTAAACGCTATAAAAGCATGCATATAAATCAAACCGAAGTTATTAAAAATTTTGTAAAGCATGGACTTGGCATTGCCTTTTTGCCAAGAAGTATTATTGAGGCTGATTATCAACAGAATTTATTACATAGCTATTCCATACAAGAATTTTCTCATATTATGTCCAATAGCTACTTTCTAGCAAAATATTTATCAGCAGATATTGAGAGCTTTTTAGCAGTTTGTCATCTAATTTACGCTGATTTAGTTTGTGACTAGAAGTACAAGTTATGAAACTTTGGATAAAAGTATCTCTGTTAAAAACGGGAATCTGCATCAATTATTCATATTTACTCTATATACTGGTGGTATGTAATCCGCATAAAACAGATAGGAAGACAATCACTTTCATAGCCGTATAAGTTCAGGAAGGGTCCAATCAGGTATCATCAAGCTTTGTACAGTTCCTGGAGATAGGTGATCCTAAAAAGTGCATGGGCCCAGGGGAGAACCGCAGTCAGGTATAGTGGAAAAACTTCAGGTCCAAGGTAGAATCGCTCGGATACAGCGGAAAATCGCTCGACCCCAAGAGAGAATCGCTCAGGTGTTCCCGAAAATCGCTCGGCCCCAAGAAAGAGCCGCTCAGGTAAAGCCGAAAAACGCTCAGGTCCAACGGAAAATCGCTCGGTCCCAAGAAAGAACCGCTCAGGTAAAGCCGAAAAATGCTCAGGTCCAAAGTATATTTGGGCAAATGAATATTCTTATCAATAAAATAGTAGGTGTTTTATAAATGTATAATTTGATGTCAAAAATAAGCCAAATCATGAGCAATCCTATAACCGAATTTTTAAATGCCTTTGAACATGCCCCATTAATGATTGCGATTTTACTTGGCTTAATAGGTGCTTTAGCTCCTTGTCAATTAACTGGTAATATGAGCGCTATCACCTTTTATGGGAATCGTACTATTCAAATGAAAAGTAATTGGCAGGAAATTGTGTTTTTTATAATGGGAAAGGTTGTTGTCTTTAGTTTTTTTGGCCTTTTTGCTTGGATCTTTGGTCAATCCTTTGAAACGAAAATGACTGTGTATTTTCCAATTTTTCGCCGGGCAATTGGTCCGATTATGCTAATAACGGGCCTTGTGCTTATCGGCATTTTTAAATTAAAATTTCTGAATCGAATTTCTTTACTTCTTCCAACAGTGGTGAAAGAAGGGAAAATTGGCTCGCTGCTGATGGGCGCTAGTATTTCCTTAGCCTTTTGCCCAACAATGTTCGTACTTTTCTTTGTATGGCTAATGCCAACGGTTGCCTCAACTTCGTATGGCTTAGTGCTACCAGCTATTTTTGGTGTCGCAACTTCTGTGCCGCTTTTGATCATGATGGCACTGATTCATTTCTTTTTTGAAAAACGCGTCATTATGCAATATAGCATGAAAATGGGGAAAGTAATTCAAAATGTGGCGGGTGTTATTTTAATCATAATAGGCGCAACAGATACCATTACATACTGGGCGCTATACTGAAGAAAGGATGCTGCCAAACTGTTATTTTATTAGCATTTGATGCAGGATTTTTTGAATTTTATCTTGTACCTTAATTTCCTATTTTGTTATTTTCAGATTAATTATCGGTTTTTTGTCACCGAAGTATCTGAAGTAAGAGAAGAGACTAAGTATTAAAAATCGACCAACAGACTATTTCGACTCATCACAATTTGGTCTTGCATTTGCTGCTGGATGGACACCGTGTTCTGGCCCTACTACTGGTGCGGTTTATACTGTTTTTACCCTTATTTTTTTGAAGTGATCAAACGTAGCACATTAATTTCTATATCAAAGGTAGATTCTTCATTAATGTATTTTAAATAGATAAAAGAACGTATTGGATTATATACGTTCTTTTATAATTTTTTATTAATTTTTGGTCGCAACAAAGCGTAGTCGACAATAATCAGCAACCCATTGTTGGTTCTGATAATAGTTAGGTTTTAATAGCTGCTCACATTTTACATAGATTTGCTCTTTCTCTTTTTCCGTTAAATGCTGAAGGATGTTATGACTAAACATCACTAACCAATTACGAAGCCCGTCCTCTCCCTGTAGAGGTGTTGGTCGCTCATATAATGTAATCATGGCAACAGTAAAGCCGGCTTTCTCTAATTTAGATTGATATTCTTCTAAAGTCGGGAAATACCATGGGAAATATTCTTCCTTATATGGTAGTTGCATTTCCTCCATACTTTTTTTGAGTGCCCATACTATAGAGGCTATATTACCATCTCCACCCATTTCAGCAACAAAGCGGCCTCCTAGCTTTAGGGAATGATAAATATTTTCAATAACTAAATCTGCCTGCTTCATCCAATGAAGGGCTGCGTTTGAGAAGACAGCATCAAATTGATTCTTAATGGAGAATGTTGTAGCATCCACAGCTTGAAACTGGATGTTAGGATATTTTTGCTGTGCTGCAATTATCATTTCTTGAGAGGCATCAATTCCTTGAACGATGGCACCATGAGTTGCAATTTCGTGTGCTAAATCTCCTGTCCCACAACCAATATCTACTATCATTTCATTTTTCTGTGGTCTAAGCAGGTCCACTAAGCTTTCTCCAAATTTTGAAACAAAGTCATGCTTTTGATCGTATAAATTGGCATTCCATTTTGTTGTCATTTCACTTCATCTCCTTTATTTGAGCATAACAAAGAGCTTAATTGAATAGAAATTCTAGAAAATAACAATTTTGATTCCACAATGGAATAAAGAGGAGACATGGGGAATACAAAAAAATTGTAAAAATTATGGCTTTTACATCAATTGATTGACTGAATCAAAGTTTGGCTAGTGACCAGTATATCTAAATTGAACCCCCCTTTTGGAGCATTATTTATCTTAATTCAGCAGAAGATTCCCACCTCTATAAGTGTTGAAATGAATGCGATTTTGATTTCTTTTCAGTTGATGACCAACCATCTACTGAAATAGCGGAACTCAGTCTAATAACGCCTCGTCCTAAGGCAATTTATCTATACGAAAGCGAAGCGATAGCAACAAATGTTTTCTGTAGCGAAAGCAAAGCGGCAGCAACAAATGTTTTCTGTAGCGAAAGCAAAGCGGCAGCTACAATTACAGCAAGGCGAAATTGATTATTCCATTGAATGAATGTTGATTTTTTGTCAACATTTAAGCAACATTTGTCAACGTGAATAATATGATATAAAAAAATAAGGGATGTGGTTTAGTGAACTGGTTAATCATTTTGGCTTTTACTTTTTCATCCAGTATCGATAATTTAGGTGTGGGCCTTTCCTATGGGTTTCGAAAAATAAATGTTGCATTTGGTAAAAATTTATTAATTGCGATTATTTGTTTTCTTATGAGTATGGGAGGCATTACGTTTGGCGTTTGGCTCTCAACCATTCTTCCAGGTATGCTTCCTGTTATCATAGGAGCGTTGCTTTTATTTATTATTGGAATTCGAATTATTCTTTTGGCAAAACCACAGAATGAAATGGATAGTAACAATGAAATGCAGCCAAAAAATGTTCAAGATATTTTAAGAAACCCTGAGGAAGCCCATTTCAAAAAGTCTGGTGAGATTGGATGGGGAGAATCTGTACTGCTCGGTGTTGCCTTATCGGCGAATGCATTAACAAATGGTGTAGGTGCCGGTTTACTGGGTCTTTCTCCTCTTATCATTTCGATAACCGCTGCTATTGGAAGTTTTATTACGGTTTGGATGGGGGTCAAATTAGGAAGTAAAGTAGCTGATGTTCGAGTCGGTACATTTACTGTAGGGCAATTTGGAACAATAATTAGCGGTGTCATTTTATTAATAATTGCATTTCTAGCTTTCTTTTAACTAATGTGTTGACAAAATGTCAACGTAATAATACACTTCTTGAGAATGGTATATTGTAAAATCACA
This genomic stretch from Lysinibacillus pakistanensis harbors:
- a CDS encoding ABC transporter ATP-binding protein, with the protein product MTTQPIVQLQNLSKIIRGKQLISQLNIDLYPGQITGFLGPNGAGKTTTIRMMTGLMHPSEGKVIIDGLSLQENYEEAISKVGVIVENPEMYKFMTGYKNLLHFARMHKNVTKDRIQEVVNQVGLEKRIHEKVSTYSLGMRQRLGLAQALLHRPKFLILDEPTNGLDPAGIREFRMYLRKIATEDGVSVFVSSHLLSEIELMCDRVAVIQNGKLIDIRDIHSNNSSFYYIEATPNEQAESLLQKLDINFVSENSGYVVEIQKEDIPSFITNFVNQGIQLFAVQPHQKTLEDQFLEMTGGGQIAEANSK
- a CDS encoding ABC transporter permease, producing MAKLLKLIQNEWMKLWYKKGTWAMVALVILFIIGPGIMLKYYDTKNSEDISWKETEQQAINNYKEMLAGDDLTPADKTYFEEQIAISEYRLAHDVPSQNEGSLASFMSFTSNMLKLVTLFTVITAASIVSSEFSTGTIKMLLTRPMSRAKILTSKLITTFIFGLFLFVVNVVVSVIVGFLLFGNGTGVELEMVNGQIAEKAVWSDLGYHYLLSGGDFVMSTLFAFLVGSVFRSSSLAIGLTMFLSFTGGMIVMFLSRYEIVKYIWLTHSNLTQYESGNPVTEGITMPFSLTVLAIYAVIFLVISYTSFMKRDVTA
- a CDS encoding sporulation protein; the encoded protein is MSFFNNVLASIGVGSATVDTRLEKTTYRAGEIMRGEIIVRGGQVEQQVDTIYLSINTTYIREANDNKYTEVATLQKIKVLEPFIIAAGERKTFPISLTLPFETPITAGKTQVWIQTGLDIKNAVDPSDKDYIRVQPTELATHILDAISALGFRLREAECEQAPARFRGYYPFIQEFEFVPTGQYRNHLDELEIVFLSQSNHSAEILLQIDRKVRGIGSFFAEALDMDESYVRTTITKHDLPMIETKLQQIIVKHLKG
- a CDS encoding LysR family transcriptional regulator; the encoded protein is METEWIRTFLIAARTENFRETAELRFITQSTVSKHIQHLEKELQTTLFDRQGKQVRLNRFGAYFFQQAEKMIMTVDEGIHNMESFLHGYTSHLTIGVAPQIANSTLPAIIQTFQQQKPSIQISIELLKSNEIGEAVYTGEVDIGLSKLTSTRELHTVLLAQESLQLIAPIAKKEADALTLLQQEMILTHEYAPYWQDIQQVLQQFKRYKSMHINQTEVIKNFVKHGLGIAFLPRSIIEADYQQNLLHSYSIQEFSHIMSNSYFLAKYLSADIESFLAVCHLIYADLVCD
- a CDS encoding sulfite exporter TauE/SafE family protein; translated protein: MYNLMSKISQIMSNPITEFLNAFEHAPLMIAILLGLIGALAPCQLTGNMSAITFYGNRTIQMKSNWQEIVFFIMGKVVVFSFFGLFAWIFGQSFETKMTVYFPIFRRAIGPIMLITGLVLIGIFKLKFLNRISLLLPTVVKEGKIGSLLMGASISLAFCPTMFVLFFVWLMPTVASTSYGLVLPAIFGVATSVPLLIMMALIHFFFEKRVIMQYSMKMGKVIQNVAGVILIIIGATDTITYWALY
- a CDS encoding class I SAM-dependent methyltransferase, translated to MTTKWNANLYDQKHDFVSKFGESLVDLLRPQKNEMIVDIGCGTGDLAHEIATHGAIVQGIDASQEMIIAAQQKYPNIQFQAVDATTFSIKNQFDAVFSNAALHWMKQADLVIENIYHSLKLGGRFVAEMGGDGNIASIVWALKKSMEEMQLPYKEEYFPWYFPTLEEYQSKLEKAGFTVAMITLYERPTPLQGEDGLRNWLVMFSHNILQHLTEKEKEQIYVKCEQLLKPNYYQNQQWVADYCRLRFVATKN
- the ytaF gene encoding sporulation membrane protein YtaF, whose translation is MNWLIILAFTFSSSIDNLGVGLSYGFRKINVAFGKNLLIAIICFLMSMGGITFGVWLSTILPGMLPVIIGALLLFIIGIRIILLAKPQNEMDSNNEMQPKNVQDILRNPEEAHFKKSGEIGWGESVLLGVALSANALTNGVGAGLLGLSPLIISITAAIGSFITVWMGVKLGSKVADVRVGTFTVGQFGTIISGVILLIIAFLAFF